The Streptomyces sp. P9-A4 genome contains a region encoding:
- a CDS encoding ABC transporter permease subunit, producing the protein MASLTYELTVAGLAVGSAAALTGIGLVVTYRATGVLNLAHGAVAMICAYVLRQLVVVWGWPLPAGALVTLLVVAPGIGLVLDRLVFRPLARREANPAQTLVASIGVFVLLVGAAVVLWGPGARDDAPVLLGDDPWAQLATVVALACLVGAVTRWTRFGRKLRAVVDNRPLAVLSGIDADRVAAAGWAFGAFTAGLTGVLLAPYVRLDPYGMPLLVMEVIAVAVIARMRSLPVAVAAALAIGVTQAQLTRLHPEGWAGPLLQAVGANLFVVALLVAALVLPGIGGKGRDALPPPARSGRVPGGVWPVVGILFLLPLGFAGSDLHTAVQVPALSVILLSLVVVAGRGGQIALGQAAYAGLGALFTALLTARGVPGLAALGLAVPLVAAAGLLTGGPAIRRHGLALALVTLATGVAVSRFVLTQPYATADLSLGRPAGFADDRAFYALELVVLAGCLALVAALRRGRTGRGLAALRDHEPGAEAAGVPVPRLKLLAFVLGAALAALGGGLLGMGGRAFDPEAYDPVRGLLWFAAVLVLGADSLLTPLAAAALLTTLDAGPHAGVAALVLGLLAAFTARVPPLTELLPGGGAGGTAPAAREVGGGPTDGPVGARTDRPGRTGVTRRRPPAPTPAPTAPAPRLRARDLTLVHPGGVTALDRVSLALSPGRVTALVGPNGAGKSTLFDCLAGTLRPRHGRITLDGADITSRSAHARTRLGIARTFQRLAVFPTLTVEENVRVGEERGHVPGDPAAVERSLRLLGLAGPVRHARAVDLPTGTLRRVELARALAGRPHTLLLDEPAAGLDAAETAALARVLAALAADGLTVLVVEHDPDLVAGIAHTVHTMEGGRIVS; encoded by the coding sequence GTGGCCTCCCTGACGTACGAGCTGACGGTCGCCGGCCTCGCGGTCGGCAGCGCCGCCGCGCTCACCGGCATCGGTCTGGTCGTCACCTACCGGGCGACGGGGGTGCTGAACCTGGCGCACGGCGCGGTGGCGATGATCTGCGCGTACGTGCTCCGCCAGCTGGTCGTCGTGTGGGGCTGGCCGCTGCCGGCGGGCGCACTCGTCACGCTCCTCGTCGTCGCCCCCGGCATCGGGCTCGTCCTGGACCGGCTGGTGTTCCGCCCGCTGGCGCGGCGCGAGGCGAACCCGGCGCAGACCCTGGTGGCCTCCATCGGGGTCTTCGTACTGCTGGTGGGCGCGGCGGTGGTCCTCTGGGGTCCCGGGGCGCGGGACGACGCTCCGGTCCTGCTCGGGGACGATCCCTGGGCCCAGCTGGCGACAGTGGTGGCGCTGGCCTGCCTGGTGGGGGCGGTGACCCGGTGGACCCGGTTCGGGCGGAAGCTGCGGGCGGTGGTCGACAACCGCCCGCTCGCCGTCCTGTCGGGCATCGACGCGGACCGGGTCGCGGCGGCGGGGTGGGCGTTCGGCGCGTTCACCGCCGGGCTCACGGGGGTGCTGCTCGCCCCGTACGTACGGCTCGACCCGTACGGGATGCCGCTGCTCGTCATGGAGGTGATCGCGGTCGCGGTCATCGCCCGGATGCGGTCGCTGCCGGTGGCCGTGGCCGCCGCGCTCGCGATCGGCGTGACCCAGGCACAGCTGACCCGGCTGCATCCGGAGGGCTGGGCGGGCCCGCTGCTCCAGGCGGTCGGGGCGAACCTGTTCGTGGTGGCGCTGCTGGTCGCCGCGCTCGTCCTGCCGGGGATCGGCGGGAAGGGCCGGGACGCGCTGCCGCCGCCGGCGCGGTCGGGCCGGGTGCCGGGGGGCGTGTGGCCGGTGGTGGGGATCCTGTTCCTCCTGCCGCTCGGCTTCGCGGGCTCCGACCTGCACACGGCCGTCCAGGTCCCGGCGCTGTCGGTGATCCTCCTCTCTCTGGTCGTGGTGGCGGGGCGGGGCGGCCAGATCGCGCTGGGGCAGGCGGCGTACGCGGGTCTGGGCGCCCTGTTCACAGCGCTGCTCACCGCCCGGGGGGTGCCGGGTCTGGCGGCGCTCGGCCTGGCGGTGCCGCTGGTGGCCGCGGCCGGCCTCCTGACGGGCGGACCGGCGATCCGCCGCCACGGGCTCGCGCTGGCGCTGGTGACGCTGGCGACCGGGGTGGCGGTGAGCCGCTTCGTCCTCACCCAGCCGTACGCGACGGCGGACCTGTCCCTCGGGCGCCCTGCGGGCTTCGCCGACGACCGCGCCTTCTACGCCCTCGAACTCGTCGTCCTCGCGGGCTGCCTCGCCCTGGTGGCGGCCCTGCGCCGGGGACGTACGGGCCGGGGGCTCGCCGCGCTGCGGGACCACGAGCCGGGCGCGGAGGCGGCGGGCGTCCCGGTGCCGCGCCTGAAACTCCTCGCCTTCGTCCTGGGCGCGGCCCTGGCGGCCCTCGGCGGCGGCCTCCTGGGCATGGGCGGGCGGGCCTTCGACCCGGAGGCGTACGACCCGGTGCGGGGCCTGCTCTGGTTCGCGGCGGTCCTGGTCCTGGGCGCCGACAGCCTGCTGACCCCGCTGGCGGCGGCGGCCCTCCTGACCACGCTGGACGCGGGCCCGCACGCCGGCGTGGCGGCCCTCGTCCTGGGCCTCCTGGCCGCCTTCACGGCCCGGGTCCCGCCGCTGACGGAGCTGCTGCCCGGCGGGGGTGCGGGAGGTACGGCCCCGGCTGCGCGTGAGGTCGGCGGCGGTCCCACCGACGGGCCCGTCGGTGCGCGCACCGACCGGCCCGGACGGACCGGAGTCACGCGGCGGCGCCCGCCCGCACCGACACCCGCACCCACCGCGCCCGCCCCCCGCCTGCGCGCCCGCGACCTCACCCTGGTCCACCCCGGAGGGGTCACCGCCCTCGATCGCGTCTCCCTCGCCCTCTCCCCCGGCCGCGTCACCGCCCTCGTCGGCCCCAACGGCGCCGGCAAGAGCACCCTCTTCGACTGTCTCGCCGGGACCCTCCGGCCCCGCCACGGCCGGATCACCCTCGACGGAGCCGACATCACCTCCCGCTCCGCCCACGCCCGCACCCGGCTCGGCATCGCCCGGACGTTCCAGCGGCTCGCCGTCTTCCCCACCCTCACCGTCGAGGAGAACGTCCGCGTCGGCGAGGAGCGGGGACACGTCCCCGGGGACCCCGCCGCCGTCGAGCGGAGCCTGCGCCTCCTCGGGCTCGCGGGACCCGTACGGCACGCGCGCGCGGTGGACCTGCCCACCGGGACCCTGCGCCGGGTGGAGCTCGCCCGCGCGCTAGCGGGCCGGCCGCACACCCTGCTGCTCGACGAACCCGCCGCCGGTCTCGACGCCGCCGAGACCGCCGCGCTCGCCCGGGTCCTCGCCGCGCTCGCCGCCGACGGCCTGACCGTCCTGGTCGTCGAGCACGACCCGGACCTCGTCGCGGGCATCGCCCACACCGTGCACACCATGGAGGGCGGCCGGATCGTGTCATGA
- a CDS encoding lysophospholipid acyltransferase family protein, translating to MYGFWKPRVLGAWRVPASGPAILAVNHAHNIDGPMLMGTAPRPVHFLIKKEAFVGPLGPFLEGIGQVKVDRDSTDRNAIGNALGVLEQGGVLGIFPEGTRGDGDFASLRAGLAYFAVRSGAPIVPVAVLGSTERRGRLVKALPPLRGRVDIVFGDAFEAGDGSGRRTRKALDEATVRIQGKLTEHLENARRLTGR from the coding sequence ATGTACGGTTTCTGGAAGCCGCGCGTCCTCGGCGCCTGGCGGGTGCCGGCCTCCGGTCCCGCCATCCTCGCCGTGAACCACGCGCACAACATCGACGGCCCCATGCTCATGGGCACCGCCCCGCGCCCCGTGCACTTCCTCATCAAGAAGGAAGCGTTCGTCGGACCCCTGGGGCCCTTCCTGGAGGGCATCGGGCAGGTCAAGGTCGACCGCGACAGCACCGACCGCAACGCGATAGGCAACGCGCTGGGCGTCCTGGAGCAGGGCGGCGTCCTCGGGATCTTCCCCGAGGGCACCCGGGGCGACGGAGACTTCGCGTCGCTCCGCGCGGGCCTGGCCTACTTCGCCGTCCGCAGCGGCGCGCCGATCGTCCCGGTCGCCGTCCTGGGCAGCACCGAGCGCCGCGGACGGCTGGTCAAGGCGCTGCCTCCGCTGCGCGGCCGGGTCGACATCGTCTTCGGGGACGCCTTCGAGGCGGGCGACGGCTCGGGCCGCCGCACCCGCAAGGCACTGGACGAGGCCACCGTACGGATCCAGGGCAAGCTCACCGAGCACCTGGAAAACGCCAGGCGCCTCACCGGGCGCTGA
- the aroH gene encoding chorismate mutase, with amino-acid sequence MAVRAVRGAVQLERDEAGHMREQVEELLTAVLGRNGLTADDLISIWFTATPDLHSDFPAAAARDLGIVDVPLICAQELDIEGAMPRVVRLLAHIETELPKSRIAHVYLGAAAALRKDIAQ; translated from the coding sequence GTGGCGGTACGAGCGGTCCGAGGAGCCGTCCAGCTGGAGCGGGACGAGGCCGGGCACATGCGCGAGCAGGTCGAGGAGCTGCTCACCGCCGTCCTCGGACGCAACGGGCTCACCGCCGACGACCTCATCAGCATCTGGTTCACGGCCACGCCCGACCTGCACAGCGACTTCCCCGCCGCCGCCGCGCGTGACCTGGGGATCGTCGACGTGCCCCTGATCTGCGCACAGGAACTCGACATCGAAGGCGCGATGCCCAGGGTCGTCCGGCTCCTCGCCCACATCGAGACCGAACTGCCAAAGTCCCGGATCGCGCACGTCTACCTCGGCGCCGCGGCCGCCCTGCGCAAGGACATCGCCCAGTGA
- a CDS encoding ATP-binding cassette domain-containing protein — protein MSIEIALRAARVRYGPLEALHGLDLPVPAGTVTVLLGRNGSGRTTALRALAGTARLSAGRVVWRGADVTRLPAHARVRRGLCFVPDLEAVYPSLTVAENLALTAPGATAPYPELVPLLGRPAGTLSGGERRMLALSRALLAPRARVVLVDEPALGLAPPVAARTYRSLVALAVAGGAAVVLAEQRVPRGLPPGTLVHELRRGSLVFSGEPAELG, from the coding sequence ATGAGCATCGAGATCGCCCTGCGCGCCGCACGGGTCCGCTACGGCCCCCTGGAGGCCCTGCACGGCCTGGACCTGCCCGTCCCGGCCGGTACGGTCACCGTTCTCCTGGGACGCAACGGCTCGGGCCGTACGACGGCGCTGCGCGCGCTCGCGGGCACGGCACGGCTCTCCGCGGGCCGGGTCGTGTGGCGCGGCGCCGACGTCACCCGTCTCCCGGCCCACGCGCGCGTACGGCGCGGGCTGTGCTTCGTACCGGACCTGGAGGCGGTGTACCCGAGCCTGACCGTCGCCGAGAACCTCGCCCTCACCGCCCCCGGCGCCACGGCCCCGTACCCGGAACTCGTCCCCCTCCTCGGCCGCCCCGCCGGAACCCTCTCCGGCGGGGAGCGCCGGATGCTGGCCCTCTCCCGCGCGCTGCTCGCGCCACGCGCGCGCGTGGTGCTGGTCGACGAACCGGCGCTCGGCCTGGCCCCGCCGGTCGCGGCACGGACGTACCGGAGTCTGGTGGCGCTCGCCGTGGCGGGCGGCGCGGCGGTGGTCCTGGCCGAGCAGCGCGTACCGCGCGGGCTGCCGCCCGGGACGCTCGTGCACGAGCTGCGGCGCGGCTCCCTCGTGTTCAGCGGGGAGCCGGCGGAACTCGGCTGA
- a CDS encoding LysM peptidoglycan-binding domain-containing protein has product MSKIRFWTAGSLVASSAAVLLALAAPAPAVARDVSDTSAAGAPDASTVLRDVSDGLRAAAAVPSYPCAADQWPWGCVAECESSGDWHVNSGNGFYGGLQFWQPTWVEHGGEKFARRADLATRPQQITVAEEVLRTQGWGAWPVCSKRYGLSGRVHTVRTGDTLSSIARRFGVKGGWQALYTANRDLIGADPNRVVVGTMLRIDPL; this is encoded by the coding sequence ATGTCGAAGATCCGATTCTGGACAGCCGGTTCCCTCGTGGCGTCGTCGGCGGCCGTGCTGCTGGCCCTTGCCGCCCCGGCGCCCGCCGTGGCCCGGGACGTGTCCGACACGTCCGCCGCCGGGGCGCCGGACGCGTCCACGGTGCTGCGGGACGTCTCCGACGGGCTTCGGGCGGCTGCCGCGGTGCCCTCGTACCCCTGCGCGGCCGACCAGTGGCCCTGGGGCTGCGTCGCGGAGTGCGAGAGCAGCGGCGACTGGCACGTCAACTCCGGCAACGGCTTCTACGGCGGGCTCCAGTTCTGGCAGCCGACCTGGGTCGAGCACGGCGGAGAGAAGTTCGCCCGGCGCGCCGACCTGGCGACCCGGCCGCAGCAGATCACCGTCGCCGAGGAGGTGCTCCGCACCCAGGGCTGGGGGGCCTGGCCCGTCTGCTCTAAGCGGTACGGCCTGAGCGGGCGCGTCCACACCGTCCGGACCGGCGACACCCTCAGCTCGATCGCCCGCCGCTTCGGCGTCAAGGGCGGCTGGCAGGCCCTGTACACGGCGAACCGGGACCTGATCGGGGCCGATCCGAACAGGGTCGTCGTCGGGACGATGCTGCGGATCGACCCGCTGTGA
- the cmk gene encoding (d)CMP kinase: MESVIVAIDGPSGTGKSSTSKAVAAKLGLSYLDTGAQYRAITWWMISNGVDVTDADAVANAAAKPVIVSGTDPARPTITVDGADAAGPIRTEEVTSKVSAVSAVPEVRSLITELQRSIARGAENGIVVEGRDIGTTVLPDADLKIFLTASPEARAARRSGELKGVDVHATKEALIKRDTADSSRRTSPLAKADDAVEVDTTDLTLDQVIECVVTLVDERRVAAK, from the coding sequence GTGGAATCCGTGATCGTCGCCATCGACGGGCCCTCCGGCACGGGCAAGTCCAGCACCTCGAAGGCGGTCGCCGCCAAGCTGGGGCTGAGCTACCTCGACACCGGCGCCCAGTACCGGGCGATCACCTGGTGGATGATCAGCAACGGCGTCGACGTCACCGACGCCGACGCCGTGGCCAACGCCGCCGCCAAGCCGGTCATCGTCTCCGGTACGGACCCGGCCCGGCCCACCATCACCGTCGACGGCGCGGACGCGGCCGGCCCCATCCGTACCGAAGAGGTCACCTCCAAGGTCAGCGCCGTCAGCGCCGTCCCCGAGGTGCGGAGCCTGATCACGGAGCTCCAGCGGTCCATCGCCCGCGGCGCCGAGAACGGCATCGTCGTCGAGGGCCGGGACATCGGCACCACCGTCCTGCCCGACGCCGACCTCAAGATCTTCCTCACCGCCTCGCCCGAGGCCCGTGCCGCCCGCCGCTCCGGCGAGCTCAAGGGCGTCGACGTCCACGCGACGAAGGAAGCCCTGATCAAGCGGGACACGGCCGACTCCAGCCGTAGGACCTCCCCGCTCGCCAAGGCCGACGACGCCGTCGAGGTCGACACCACGGACCTCACCCTGGACCAGGTCATCGAGTGCGTGGTCACCCTGGTGGACGAGCGGCGGGTGGCCGCCAAGTGA
- the der gene encoding ribosome biogenesis GTPase Der, which yields MNDQHDHGALGDAEYAEFMELASEEGFDVEEVEGAIEEAGHGPLPVLAVVGRPNVGKSTLVNRIIGRREAVVEDKPGVTRDRVTYEAEWAGRRFKVVDTGGWEQDVLGIDASVAAQAEYAIEAADACLFVVDATVGATDTDEAVVKLLRRAGKPVVLAANKVDGQSGEADATVLWSLGLGEPFPVSSLHGRGTGDLLDEVLKKLPEAPEQRFGNAVGGPRRIALIGRPNVGKSSLLNKVANEERVVVNELAGTTRDPVDELIELGGVTWKFVDTAGIRKKVHLQEGADYYASLRTAAAIEKAEVAVILIDTTDNISVQDQRIITTAVESGRAIVIAYNKWDELDEERRYYLEREIETEMQQVSWAPRVNVSAKTGRHMEKLVPAIETALAGWETRVPTGRLNAFLGEIVAAHPHPIRGGKQPRILFGTQAGTKPPRFVLFASGFLEAGYRRFIERRLREEFGFEGTPIHISVRVREKRSRKK from the coding sequence ATGAACGACCAGCACGACCACGGGGCACTTGGCGACGCCGAGTACGCGGAGTTCATGGAGCTCGCCTCCGAAGAGGGCTTCGACGTCGAAGAGGTCGAGGGCGCGATCGAGGAGGCCGGCCACGGCCCGCTTCCCGTCCTCGCCGTCGTCGGCCGCCCGAACGTCGGCAAGTCGACCCTGGTGAACCGCATCATCGGCCGCCGCGAGGCCGTCGTCGAGGACAAGCCGGGCGTCACCCGCGACCGCGTCACCTACGAGGCCGAATGGGCCGGGCGCCGCTTCAAGGTCGTCGACACCGGCGGCTGGGAGCAGGACGTCCTCGGCATCGACGCCTCCGTCGCCGCCCAGGCCGAGTACGCCATCGAGGCCGCCGACGCCTGCCTCTTCGTCGTGGACGCCACCGTCGGCGCCACCGACACCGACGAGGCCGTCGTCAAGCTGCTGCGCCGCGCCGGCAAGCCGGTCGTCCTCGCCGCCAACAAGGTCGACGGCCAGTCCGGCGAGGCCGACGCCACCGTGCTGTGGTCGCTGGGCCTCGGCGAGCCGTTCCCCGTCTCCTCGCTGCACGGCCGCGGCACCGGCGACCTCCTCGACGAGGTCCTGAAGAAGCTGCCCGAGGCCCCCGAGCAGCGCTTCGGCAACGCCGTCGGCGGCCCGCGCCGCATCGCCCTCATCGGCCGCCCGAACGTCGGCAAGTCCTCGCTCCTGAACAAGGTCGCCAACGAGGAACGCGTCGTCGTCAACGAGCTGGCCGGCACCACCCGCGACCCGGTCGACGAGCTGATCGAGCTCGGCGGCGTGACGTGGAAGTTCGTCGACACGGCCGGCATCCGCAAGAAGGTCCACCTCCAGGAGGGCGCGGACTACTACGCCTCCCTGCGGACCGCGGCCGCGATCGAGAAGGCGGAGGTGGCCGTCATCCTCATCGACACCACCGACAACATCTCGGTCCAGGACCAGCGCATCATCACGACGGCGGTCGAGTCGGGCCGCGCCATCGTCATCGCCTACAACAAGTGGGACGAGCTCGACGAGGAGCGCCGCTACTACCTCGAGCGCGAGATCGAGACCGAGATGCAGCAGGTCTCCTGGGCGCCCCGGGTCAACGTCTCCGCCAAGACCGGCCGCCACATGGAGAAGCTGGTCCCGGCCATCGAGACCGCCCTCGCCGGCTGGGAGACCCGCGTCCCCACCGGCCGGCTGAACGCCTTCCTCGGTGAGATCGTCGCGGCCCACCCGCACCCGATCCGCGGCGGCAAGCAGCCCCGCATCCTCTTCGGCACGCAGGCCGGCACCAAGCCGCCCCGCTTCGTGCTCTTCGCCTCGGGCTTCCTCGAGGCCGGCTACCGCCGCTTCATCGAGCGCCGCCTCCGCGAGGAGTTCGGCTTCGAGGGCACCCCGATCCACATCTCGGTCCGCGTACGCGAGAAGCGCAGCCGCAAGAAGTAG
- a CDS encoding prephenate dehydrogenase: MRTALVIGTGLIGTSAAIALAGRGVTVHLRDHDAGRARTAAALGAGTDEAPEGPVDLVIVAVPPAHVAGTLAEAMSAGLGRGYLDVASVKGGPKRDLEARGLDLSAYIGTHPMAGKERSGPLAATADLFEGRPWVLTPTRDTDTEVLNLALELVALCRAVPVVMDADAHDRAVALVSHTPQLVSSMVAARLEEAEESAVRLCGQGIRDVTRIAASDPRMWIDILSANPGPVADVLSGVAADLDETVRALRSLQSADEEKRRDGVSGVEDVLRRGNAGRARVPGKHGAAPTVYETVAVLISDRPGELARIFADAGRAGVNVEDVRIEHATGQQAGLVQLMVEPSAAPVLGAALQERGWSLRTT; the protein is encoded by the coding sequence GTGAGAACAGCGCTCGTCATCGGCACCGGACTGATCGGCACCTCCGCCGCGATCGCCCTCGCGGGCCGGGGCGTCACCGTCCACCTCCGCGACCACGACGCGGGGCGCGCACGCACGGCCGCCGCGCTCGGCGCCGGCACCGACGAGGCCCCCGAGGGCCCCGTGGACCTCGTCATCGTCGCCGTGCCCCCCGCGCACGTGGCCGGCACTCTCGCCGAGGCCATGAGCGCCGGGCTGGGCCGCGGCTACCTGGACGTGGCCAGCGTGAAGGGCGGCCCGAAGCGCGACCTGGAGGCGCGGGGCCTCGACCTCTCCGCGTACATCGGTACGCACCCCATGGCCGGCAAGGAACGCTCCGGGCCCCTCGCGGCCACCGCCGACCTCTTCGAGGGCCGGCCCTGGGTCCTCACCCCGACCCGGGACACCGACACCGAGGTCCTCAACCTCGCCCTGGAACTCGTCGCGCTCTGCCGGGCCGTCCCCGTCGTCATGGACGCCGACGCCCACGACCGGGCGGTCGCCCTGGTCTCCCACACTCCGCAGTTGGTGTCCTCCATGGTCGCCGCGCGGCTGGAGGAGGCCGAGGAGTCCGCCGTACGGCTCTGCGGGCAGGGCATCCGTGACGTCACCCGGATCGCGGCCTCCGACCCCCGTATGTGGATCGACATCCTCTCCGCCAACCCGGGGCCCGTCGCCGACGTGCTCTCCGGTGTCGCCGCCGACCTCGACGAGACCGTGCGGGCGCTGCGGTCCCTCCAGTCCGCCGACGAGGAGAAGCGGCGGGACGGCGTCTCGGGCGTCGAGGACGTCCTGCGGCGCGGCAACGCGGGGCGGGCGCGGGTCCCCGGCAAGCACGGTGCCGCCCCCACGGTCTACGAGACCGTCGCCGTCCTCATCAGCGACCGGCCGGGCGAGCTGGCCCGCATCTTCGCGGACGCGGGGCGCGCGGGGGTCAACGTCGAGGACGTCCGCATCGAGCACGCGACGGGGCAGCAGGCGGGTCTGGTCCAGCTGATGGTGGAACCGTCGGCGGCGCCGGTGCTGGGGGCGGCGCTGCAGGAACGGGGCTGGTCGCTGCGCACGACGTGA